GCAAAACGCTTCACCATTATCATCAAAATTTAATCTCTTTCCTGCTTCACTTACCCACCCGATAATCCTTGCCGGATTGCCGACAACCAGCGCATAATCCGGAACATCTTTTGTAACAACACTTCCTGCTCCGACTAAGCAATGCCTGCCAATAGTATTCCCGCAGACAATTGTCGAATTAGCACCGAGTGATGCGCCTTCTTTCACTAATGTTTTAATATAAAATGCTGCACCGACTTGCGGATACTTACACTTAGGGTCTAAAATATTTGTAAACACCATTGATGGTCCGCAGAAAACATAATCTTCAAGAGTTACACCTTCGTAAATAGAAACATTATTCTGAACTTTTACAAAATCCCCTATAGAAACATTATTACCGACATTTACATTTTGCCCGAACACGCATTTTTTTCCAATCTTTGAACCGGTTTGTATATGAGAAAAATGCCATACCTTCGTGCCTTCGCCAATTTCTACACCGTCATCTACAACTGCATATTCATTTACATAATAATTTTTATCCATGAAGAATCTGTTAGGGCTTTTCTTATTTATTTAAAAATTCAGTAATTTTATCAGCAACAAATGTAATCTGCTCAGTAGTAAGCTCAGGATAAATAGGTATTGCCAGTGATGTATCTGCACAAAACTCTGCCATAGGGAAATCACCTTTCTTATGATTCAGGAATTGAAAACACTCCTGAAGATGGAATGGAATCGGATAATAAATTTCGTTTCCTATTTCATTTTCTGATAAGAATTTCTTCAGTTCATCTCTCTTTTCAATTCTGATGATATACTGATTGTAAATATGATAATGCTCTCCTGCAGTTTTTTTGTAAACCGCTGCCGGCAATAAAATTTTATTTTTTGCGTTGAACGAAGTAACGCCTTCTCTCTCTGCAATTCCTCTTTCAAGAAAAAGTTTTGTATAAAGCTCAGCATTCTCCTGCCTTCTCTTAGTCCACGAATCCAAATAAGGTAATTTTACATTAAGCACAGCTGATTGAATTTCATCTATTCTGAAGTTTGCTCCGATGAATTTGTGATGATATTTCGGCTGCCCGCCAT
The genomic region above belongs to Bacteroidota bacterium and contains:
- a CDS encoding N-acetyltransferase — encoded protein: MDKNYYVNEYAVVDDGVEIGEGTKVWHFSHIQTGSKIGKKCVFGQNVNVGNNVSIGDFVKVQNNVSIYEGVTLEDYVFCGPSMVFTNILDPKCKYPQVGAAFYIKTLVKEGASLGANSTIVCGNTIGRHCLVGAGSVVTKDVPDYALVVGNPARIIGWVSEAGKRLNFDDNGEAFCEQSNKKYKFENGIVSEL